GGCTGGCGAGGTAGTCCTTCTTGATCTGTTCCATCGGGATCTCGGTGCCGTCCCTCATGACGATCTTCGCGTTGTCGAAGGGCCCGTGGAAGATGTCGCCGCCGTCCACGAGCGCGCCCTCGGTTCCGTAGTAGACAACGCGATTGAGGTTCGCCCCGGGAGCCGCCCAGGTACATGTCCAGAGCCCGATGACGCCGCTCTTGAAGTTGATCGTGGCGAACCAGGTGTCCTCGTGGTGGTTCTTGACGACCTCGTCGCCCTTGGTCACCTTGAGGTCTTCGAGCTGCTCGACGCGGGCGTAGATGCTCTCCGGGTCGCCGAACAGATAGCGGATCGTGTCGCAGTAGTGCGCGCCGGAGTCCATCACCATGCCGCCGCCGCTGTAGTTCAGGTCGAGCCGCCAGTGCCATCGGTCGGTGTCTTTGTGATCGCGCCAGCTCGCGTGTTGGGACATGAACATGCGCATCTCGCCCAGCATGCCCTTGTCCATGAGCCACTTGGACGCGCGTCGGCTGGGCATGCGGCGGATCTGCTCGGCGGTCGCGGCGATCTTCCCGTTGCGGCGAGCCGCGTTCATGATGGCGACGGTCGCGCGGACGGTGATGCCGATGGGCTTCTCGACGATGATGTTCACGCCGTTGTCGAGGCACTTGACGCCGTTGATGTGGTGGTGCGAGTGGGGGGAGCAGATGTCGGCGCCGTCGAGGTCTTCCTTCGCCAGCATCTCGTCGACGTCGGTGTAGACCGTCGGGCGCTTGCCGAACGCCTCCTTGACCCGGTCGGCGAAGTTCTCGGCGTTCTGCCGCACCGGATCGCACATGGCGG
This Candidatus Poribacteria bacterium DNA region includes the following protein-coding sequences:
- a CDS encoding Gfo/Idh/MocA family oxidoreductase, coding for MALNVAIIGCGGMAGGHLNSYIKIKQTEPDKIDLTAMCDPVRQNAENFADRVKEAFGKRPTVYTDVDEMLAKEDLDGADICSPHSHHHINGVKCLDNGVNIIVEKPIGITVRATVAIMNAARRNGKIAATAEQIRRMPSRRASKWLMDKGMLGEMRMFMSQHASWRDHKDTDRWHWRLDLNYSGGGMVMDSGAHYCDTIRYLFGDPESIYARVEQLEDLKVTKGDEVVKNHHEDTWFATINFKSGVIGLWTCTWAAPGANLNRVVYYGTEGALVDGGDIFHGPFDNAKIVMRDGTEIPMEQIKKDYLASLSEEERNRLFPHGFEDGVLLECYDFVDAIQHNRPVEIPAEIGLRAKSIAIGIYESGALGQAVNFDDIVDGKIRVYQKPIDDHWGL